The Niallia sp. Man26 genomic sequence GCTGCCCAATATTTATTGATTTGTATGGAAGATCTTCGAGTAATTGATGATGTAGCCCCTTTTATTAACCGTCTAGGTAATCAATTACGTACAGAAAGACAACATAAAGACAAATATAATGGTCCTGCTCGCTTAGGTGTTCTTGGATCTAAATTTAGAGACTTCTATTTAAAAGGTGGGTTTCGAAGTAGTTTTAAAACAGCCTTTCTAATAAACAGCTGGGAAGAGTTATTAACTAAAAAGTCTGTTTCTAAACCAAAGAAAAAATCCTCTTCATGGTTAAGGGACTTACCAGAACGTCCTGATAGAAAAGGAGGAAGTCCAAGTAGTATACAAAAACCAGAAGACATAATATCCTTTTTCGGATATAGAGGCGTTCAGTTCGGGAATTATGGTGCGCCACGTTCTCATATAAACGCGGTAGCGTGAAATTGAAGGGCTTATGAATGTATATAAGCCTAACTTCTATTCCAATTTGATAGGTGAAATCCCTATCCAGGAGAAATAACCGATTTTATCCAAAATCTCCTGACTATGATACTCCTATATGCTAGATACCCCCTCTTGGGTAAATGGTGTAGAGCTAGGTAAAGTCGTAATTTGAGGTTGTACCTATAAACAATCAAAATAATGCGGTAGTCCTTAAAAACTGAGCTATGATTACGCAAGGAACTTATGTTTGAAGCGTCGTCACCGAATCTTCTTCTTAATATAGGTCAAAGGAAGAAAACCACGAGAATGGATGAACTATATGAATATGGGAATATGTATGATTCCACGTCTTACTAGTGTCGTAGTTGCTAGTAATGACGAGCCAACATGTTACGGTTAATCAAGGTTGGTGAGTATCGTCGGCGTAAAGTAAGAATCTAAGGCACAGTAAAATAAGGGATAGGAATAGAGGAACGTGGGAAGCTCAATTAATTCAAGGCTTAAGAGGAGCCATTAGAGAAATAATTGAGTGGCAGCGGTCCCGTAGTAGTGAAGAAATGGGGTAACTCTTATGGAGCGAAGGGGACCAGTCGGGTACTTATCCATAACTCACAAGAAAGTTAGTCTAAATGAACCTTTCTACTATAAGTGGAATGTGGGAATTAAACAGTTAACCATTAACTCTCTAAATATAATGTAATGAGGGTGTAATAATGAGGGATAAAAGACTACCTATCAAAAGTGAAACACAACTCAGAGAAAAACTAGATAATCTATATGAAATTAGCAGCAATTCAAACAAACCGTTCTTCAACCTAGTTGAAATTATGAAGGAAGAGCAAACCATTAAAACAGCCATTCACAATATTAAAAGCAACAAGGGCAGTTTTACTCACGGTATTGATAAAAAGGACATAAATCACTTTCTACAAATGGAATATGGGGAGTTAATTAAAATCATTCGTGAAGTGATTGATAATTACAAACCTGCTCCAGTCAGACGTGTTTGGATACCAAAGTCTAACGGTAAGAAAAGACCTCTGGGGATACCGATTATATTAGATAGAATCATTCAAGAATTGGTCAGAATCGTAATCGAGCCTATAGCAGAGGCAAAATTCTTTAAACATAGTTATGGTTTTAGACCTTATCGTTCAGCGGAACATGCAATCGCTAGAGTGATTAACATAATAAGACAAAGCAAAACTTATTATGCAGTTGAAGGTGACATCAAAAGCTACTTTGACAACATTAATCATAACAAACTGATAAACATATTATGGGGCATAGGAATAAGGGATAAACGAATCTTAACGCTTGTAAAAAAGATGCTTAAGGCAGGAATCATGGAAGATGGACATATCCAAAAATCTGATTCCGGAACTCCTCAAGGTGGAATTATTTCTCCCTTGTTAGCCAACATCTATCTCAACTCCTTTGACCGGTTAATTGCAAAAGAATACGAGGAGCACCCGGCTAGATATTCCCTGAAAGACTATAAAAACAAAGGAATTGCAAAAGTTAAGAAACGTCATGAACCTTGCTTCCTCATAAGATACGCTGATGATTGGATAATATTAACTAAAACAAAGAAAAATGCCGAAAGACTATTACTCAAAACTGAGAAGTATTACCAACATGTACTGAAAATCGAACTATCCAAAGAAAAAACATTCATTACTGATTTAAGGGAACAAAGAATGACATTCTTGGGATTCGACATATTTGCAGAGAAGTCAAGATTAAAAAATAGCATAGTAGGTAAAGCGGTACCTAATCCGATAAAATTCCATGCAAAAACTGCTAATGTTAAAAGGAAAATCAGAAACATTAGATTCAATACCAATCCTTGGGATATTGCTAAGGAAATTGAAACTATCAATATGGAACTAATAGGTATCAGCAATTACTACAAAATAGCCAATAGCGCAAAACTGTTCAGCAAACAAGACAGCATGCTATATCACTCTATGTGTAAATCTTTTTCTAAACTATACAAAGGAAGAAACTATCGAGAATGGTTGATTCCTGCCAATAAACTAGACAATAGAACTGATAGGCATAAAGATAGCGCAGCTGAAAGACCTTATATCGAAGTGGACTCGGTGAAAATAGGATTGACGAAGTTATCTTATACAAAATGTATAAAGGCACTAAACTTCAAACCAGAAATGACACCATACACGAAACATGGAAGAATATTATATGAAAAGGAATCTGAACGTAAATTAAAGAGAGCTAGACCTACAATCTACGATGAAAGTTATATGAATAATATTGTACTTCGTAAATTAAAGCATACAGGAACTAGTTCAGATAAATACAACTTTGAATTTGTTTTAAACAGGGACTACGCATGTAACAGGGATAAAGGTAAATGCAAAGCTTGTGGAAGGAACGTAACTTCTACTATTGTGCATTGCCATCATATAAACCCCAAACTTCCAATAGATAAGGTGAACAAATTAAACAATTTGGCTACACTATGCAAAACATGTCACTCTAAAATTCATATGAAAGAATTAGACGAAAAGGACGTAAAAGTTTACAAAAAACTAAGTAAATATAGAGAGATTATAAATAACTAGATGTGAGGATAAGGAGTCCTATTACATT encodes the following:
- the ltrA gene encoding group II intron reverse transcriptase/maturase; translation: MRDKRLPIKSETQLREKLDNLYEISSNSNKPFFNLVEIMKEEQTIKTAIHNIKSNKGSFTHGIDKKDINHFLQMEYGELIKIIREVIDNYKPAPVRRVWIPKSNGKKRPLGIPIILDRIIQELVRIVIEPIAEAKFFKHSYGFRPYRSAEHAIARVINIIRQSKTYYAVEGDIKSYFDNINHNKLINILWGIGIRDKRILTLVKKMLKAGIMEDGHIQKSDSGTPQGGIISPLLANIYLNSFDRLIAKEYEEHPARYSLKDYKNKGIAKVKKRHEPCFLIRYADDWIILTKTKKNAERLLLKTEKYYQHVLKIELSKEKTFITDLREQRMTFLGFDIFAEKSRLKNSIVGKAVPNPIKFHAKTANVKRKIRNIRFNTNPWDIAKEIETINMELIGISNYYKIANSAKLFSKQDSMLYHSMCKSFSKLYKGRNYREWLIPANKLDNRTDRHKDSAAERPYIEVDSVKIGLTKLSYTKCIKALNFKPEMTPYTKHGRILYEKESERKLKRARPTIYDESYMNNIVLRKLKHTGTSSDKYNFEFVLNRDYACNRDKGKCKACGRNVTSTIVHCHHINPKLPIDKVNKLNNLATLCKTCHSKIHMKELDEKDVKVYKKLSKYREIINN